In the Moraxella osloensis genome, TACAACACGACATCTGTCGCAGGCACTTCGTCACCGCTAGTAAAGCTGTCGGCTTGTTTGCCTGCTTTGAGCGCTTGACCCAAGTCCACCGTGGTATGGCTTAGATTTTGGTCGTTTAACGCGGTGGCAAAGGCAAGTGTATCAGCGATGTTAAGGGCGTTTTTGTCATGATGAGCGATGATATCAACAAGGTTTAGGGCAATGCGGTTGCCAAAAAACAACACATTGACGCCTTTATTGGCTAAGGTATTTAGCTCAACTAATAACTGAACCGCTTGGGCTTCTTGATTTTTGCGAGTGGTGAGGTGGTCTTGGTAGAGATTGGCAGACATAGTATGACCTTTTTTTGTGAAGGAAAAATAAAATCTGTGGAAAATGCAGCAAAAAATAAACGCCTAAATTGTAACGGAATTTAGGCGTTTTAGCAATTTTAAAGCAGGGTGTTTCAACCAGCGAGCTTATCGGCTATGTTGTACGGTTTTTTGCAATTTACTGACATCGTAGCCTTGAGATTTTGCAGTAGTGACCATTGTTTGATAAGTAGCTTCATCCATCGTGGGCGTGCGTGACAAAATCCACAAGTATTTTTGGTTTGGCGTACCCACCAACGCATGGTTATAATTAGGGTCTAAAGCAAGCACCCAATAGTCGGCTTTACCCACAGGCAACCAACGCAATGCTTGCGGCAAGAAAATAACTTTAAGTTTACTGCCACTGTCGCCATTTTTGCTGGCTTCCCCAATGCTTTGCATGGGCTTGCCATCTTTGCCCATACATTGGTTATTGACTTCAATCTTGCCTGTCGGTTGTAGGGTGTAAGTGGCGGTGACATCACTGGCACAGTTACGCTGAAAAAACATCGGCAAACGGGCGATTTCGTACCATTTCCCCGCATAACGGTTTAAATCGACGCTTTGCACCGCCTGAGCTTTACCAACGCCTGTTGATGTTGCAGTATCGCTCGTAGTTGGTGTGGTCGTACAAGCGGTTAGAGCCACGGCACCACCCAAGATAGTGGCTAGAGCAATATTTTTTGTGGTGCAGTATTTTTTGCTAAAACGCATTCAAACCTTCCTCTGTTTGTTATCAAACTCTATTTTTGACTTCCTCCCCTTGCTAAATCAAGGGGATTCCTTCTGCAAGACGGTCAAGCCCGACCGCAAGAATGTTCCGACTGGCATTGATATCTCTATCATGCCATGTGCCACACGAAGCACATATCCATTCTCTTATTCCAAGCGATTTTCTACCTTTCGGACTATTGGCGGTGATTTCACCGCAACACGAACATCGCTGGGTCGTGTATCTCTCATTCACGATTTCAAAACGGCAACCTGCGTTCTCGCATTTGTAGGTCAGTTGTCGTTTCAGTTCAAACCAGCCTGCATCGTAAACCGATTTGGCGAGTTTGCCTTTTTTACTATTAAATTGATTACTCTGAATATCACCGACCACGATTAGGGCATTGTCCTTGACTAATTGGGTGGTAAATTTATGGATTAAGTCTTGGCGTGTGTTTTTGATTTTGGCATGGATCGCTTTGACACGCTGTTTGTTTTTGGCACGTTGGGCGGTGGCTAAATCTTTGGCATAGTTGAGCGTTTGTTTGATTTGTAATTTATTGCCATTTGAGGTGGTAGCACTGTCTTTTAAGCCTAAGTCAATGCCTACGCTACCCGTTCCGCATTGTGTTTTAGGGTAGTCTTTGACAGTGATACAGGCATACCAACGGTTACGGCTGTCTTGGACTAACTCACAAGTGTTAATTTGATATAGGCTAAGGTTGTAGCTGTCCCATAGGTCGATGACCAGCTTTTGTCCTTTGGCTAAACTAAGCTGTAAGGTGGATTTTAAGCCTTTTTTACTTGTTTGGTGGGTAGCAATGTGTTTGATGGCGGATTGTTTAAAGGGTAGCCAGCCTAATGATTTACGTTTTGAATTTGGGTTGT is a window encoding:
- a CDS encoding RNA-guided endonuclease InsQ/TnpB family protein gives rise to the protein MKTLKLRIRDKHTAKLNRLSGAVNFVWNYVNDLSYRHLQKTGKFFSAYDLNDYTKGSGELLGLHSQTIQAINETHAKARKKFKKAKLSWRTNNPNSKRKSLGWLPFKQSAIKHIATHQTSKKGLKSTLQLSLAKGQKLVIDLWDSYNLSLYQINTCELVQDSRNRWYACITVKDYPKTQCGTGSVGIDLGLKDSATTSNGNKLQIKQTLNYAKDLATAQRAKNKQRVKAIHAKIKNTRQDLIHKFTTQLVKDNALIVVGDIQSNQFNSKKGKLAKSVYDAGWFELKRQLTYKCENAGCRFEIVNERYTTQRCSCCGEITANSPKGRKSLGIREWICASCGTWHDRDINASRNILAVGLDRLAEGIPLI
- a CDS encoding lipocalin family protein, whose product is MRFSKKYCTTKNIALATILGGAVALTACTTTPTTSDTATSTGVGKAQAVQSVDLNRYAGKWYEIARLPMFFQRNCASDVTATYTLQPTGKIEVNNQCMGKDGKPMQSIGEASKNGDSGSKLKVIFLPQALRWLPVGKADYWVLALDPNYNHALVGTPNQKYLWILSRTPTMDEATYQTMVTTAKSQGYDVSKLQKTVQHSR